The following proteins are encoded in a genomic region of Mycoplasma sp. NEAQ87857:
- the recU gene encoding Holliday junction resolvase RecU, translated as MQSNRGMFLEKIINNTIDYFWSCNIAFIEKKSLPISFYSVKTINNKKVLSNSYISKKSTVDYIGMYKGKFICFEAKSTNDKFLEKQNFQKHQLDYLDLIDKNNGISFVIVYFSLYNVFLKVNIQLLLNEFNNCSRIPYEKLKKNSKLLILEFPGYINFLN; from the coding sequence ATGCAATCAAATAGAGGTATGTTTTTAGAGAAAATAATTAATAATACAATTGATTATTTTTGATCATGTAATATTGCTTTTATCGAAAAGAAATCATTACCTATTTCATTTTATAGTGTAAAAACTATTAACAATAAAAAAGTTTTATCCAACAGTTATATAAGTAAAAAGAGTACAGTTGATTATATTGGAATGTATAAAGGTAAATTTATCTGTTTTGAAGCAAAAAGCACTAATGATAAGTTCTTAGAAAAACAAAATTTTCAAAAACATCAATTAGATTATTTGGATTTAATTGATAAAAATAATGGTATATCTTTTGTTATAGTTTATTTTTCACTTTATAATGTCTTTCTTAAAGTAAATATTCAACTCTTATTAAATGAATTTAATAATTGTTCTAGAATACCTTATGAAAAACTAAAGAAAAACTCTAAATTATTAATTTTAGAGTTTCCGGGTTATATTAATTTCTTGAATTAA
- a CDS encoding Cof-type HAD-IIB family hydrolase: MDRRLNISDKYFKLINQGSKTVEIRLNDPRRYGLKEGTLINLINDQTQDELCVKIKRVTKYNSFKDLLTNEDTSKTQLSLSDLDVLYQFYSIENEAKYGVLAIEVEKFEPSLDMIENFVFDLDGTLLNEQGKINPQNYKMLLELSKQGKNIIIATGRPLYTAKNIIKDLPTKFPIIFANGSMIYDLKQQKFIKTFPIEKEYALNIYNQMNQWGYDLLIYIPESVIGINTFKTDFFSSKNYNHRIGEQHFWENPDFNTKDYDLCKFLVIKRSNEEEKFNDVISFINKIPNVYGVVSQPPYLDVMSSKATKGNGLKYLFEQYNLDLNKTICFGDADNDESMFEICKFSGATANAFESVKSKALFQCLDHDTDWLVQFINKLNKK; this comes from the coding sequence ATGGATAGAAGACTAAATATCAGTGATAAATATTTCAAATTAATTAATCAAGGTTCAAAAACAGTTGAAATAAGATTAAATGATCCTAGAAGATATGGTTTAAAAGAAGGAACATTAATCAACTTAATTAATGACCAAACTCAAGATGAATTATGTGTAAAAATTAAAAGAGTTACTAAATATAACTCTTTTAAGGATTTATTAACTAATGAAGATACTTCAAAAACTCAATTATCATTAAGCGATTTAGATGTTTTATATCAATTTTATTCAATTGAAAATGAAGCTAAATATGGAGTTTTAGCTATTGAAGTTGAAAAATTTGAACCATCATTAGATATGATAGAAAATTTTGTTTTTGACCTTGATGGAACTTTATTAAATGAACAAGGTAAAATTAATCCTCAAAATTACAAAATGCTATTAGAATTATCAAAACAAGGTAAAAATATAATTATTGCAACTGGAAGACCTTTATATACAGCAAAAAATATTATTAAAGATTTACCAACTAAATTTCCAATTATTTTTGCTAATGGTTCAATGATTTATGACTTAAAGCAACAAAAATTTATTAAAACATTTCCGATTGAAAAAGAATATGCTTTAAACATTTATAATCAAATGAATCAATGAGGATATGATTTACTAATTTATATTCCTGAATCAGTAATAGGGATTAATACATTTAAAACAGATTTTTTTAGTTCAAAAAATTACAATCATCGCATAGGCGAACAACACTTTTGAGAAAATCCTGATTTTAACACCAAGGATTATGATTTATGTAAGTTTTTAGTAATCAAAAGAAGCAATGAAGAAGAAAAATTTAATGATGTAATTAGTTTTATTAATAAAATCCCAAATGTTTATGGTGTGGTTTCTCAACCTCCATATTTAGATGTTATGTCAAGCAAAGCAACTAAAGGTAATGGGCTTAAGTATTTATTTGAACAATATAATTTAGATTTAAATAAAACAATATGTTTTGGTGATGCAGATAATGATGAGTCAATGTTTGAAATATGTAAATTTTCAGGAGCTACCGCCAATGCGTTTGAAAGCGTTAAAAGTAAAGCTCTATTCCAATGCTTAGATCATGATACTGATTGATTAGTACAATTTATCAATAAATTAAATAAAAAATAG
- a CDS encoding IS30 family transposase, producing the protein MNKRKSPIVKPICIKQFISNHLNNKQNIKVYKHYLFKKTKVDTDFYIQVLSSKRKFDPNHFNVSSVMIMVDRLKSNNSLKEISKELGFSRKSIVSNFNKLMKFNDVKHFPKRQRCNNCGQYFQQIQWLNIKNWFDSRNQAEQHRNFLQKQIMKNRYKDFFVYLNEVTKNYNKNKFKKVSVRAIKTSIFNIRLNFIESNPNSYITSEQSIYHLLKLPYLNLPIDILPIVSKRGYSSVLSRKQVQKKKKIGLNIKYRSEEINLRQNFFDYEMDTVVGSKRSKTVLLTLLNRKSRKAYSIKIGRTALAAKEGLETLIKAFNLRIDSLTIDNGSENYLLDKIDCIGQIYHCDPYRSSQKGSIENMHREIRLFFPKGKTFDNTSQEEIQEIMNRINNKTRKSLKYNGKYLSPNEYERILFAQSC; encoded by the coding sequence ATGAATAAACGTAAAAGTCCAATAGTTAAACCTATTTGCATTAAACAATTCATCTCAAACCATTTAAATAATAAACAAAATATCAAAGTTTATAAGCATTACCTTTTTAAGAAAACTAAAGTTGATACAGACTTTTATATTCAAGTGCTATCATCAAAGAGAAAGTTTGACCCTAATCATTTTAACGTATCAAGTGTTATGATAATGGTTGATCGCCTAAAGAGTAATAATAGCTTAAAAGAGATATCTAAAGAGCTTGGATTTAGTCGTAAAAGCATTGTTTCAAACTTTAATAAACTAATGAAATTTAACGACGTTAAACACTTTCCAAAACGTCAAAGATGCAATAATTGCGGTCAGTACTTTCAACAAATTCAATGACTTAATATTAAAAATTGATTTGACTCTAGAAACCAAGCTGAACAACATAGAAACTTTTTACAAAAACAAATTATGAAAAATAGATATAAAGATTTCTTTGTTTATTTAAATGAAGTAACTAAAAATTACAATAAGAACAAATTTAAAAAAGTAAGTGTTAGAGCTATTAAAACTTCTATTTTTAACATTAGACTAAACTTTATAGAAAGCAACCCAAATTCATATATCACTAGCGAACAAAGTATTTACCACTTACTGAAATTACCATATTTAAACCTTCCTATAGACATTTTACCTATTGTTTCAAAACGTGGGTATAGTTCTGTTTTATCTAGAAAACAAGTACAAAAGAAAAAGAAAATTGGTTTAAACATAAAATATCGTAGTGAAGAAATTAATTTAAGACAAAACTTTTTTGACTATGAAATGGATACAGTAGTAGGATCAAAAAGATCTAAAACTGTTCTTTTAACATTACTTAATAGAAAAAGTAGAAAAGCTTACTCAATCAAAATTGGTAGAACTGCTTTAGCTGCTAAAGAAGGTTTAGAAACCTTAATTAAAGCATTTAATTTAAGAATAGATAGCTTAACAATTGATAATGGATCTGAGAATTATTTATTAGATAAAATTGATTGTATAGGACAAATTTATCACTGCGATCCTTATCGATCATCACAAAAAGGTTCAATCGAAAATATGCATAGAGAAATAAGACTATTTTTCCCAAAAGGAAAAACTTTTGACAACACTTCACAAGAAGAAATTCAAGAGATAATGAACAGAATTAATAACAAAACAAGAAAATCATTAAAATACAATGGGAAGTACTTATCACCTAATGAGTACGAAAGAATTCTCTTTGCTCAATCTTGTTAA
- a CDS encoding MscL family protein: protein MNLFKKSLKDAKGSLKKGNFLMLAIGLLLGTVFGAVVKSISDDIIMAPIIAHLKLDDIKQLKWGDVRIGNFLAAVISLVIVNLVIFLVLVTYFVISNKRKEIKERKNPTVPSPVVPTTDQLILEELQKLNNNFNQNKE, encoded by the coding sequence ATGAATTTATTCAAAAAATCATTAAAAGATGCAAAAGGTTCATTGAAAAAAGGTAACTTTTTAATGTTAGCTATTGGTCTTTTATTAGGAACTGTTTTTGGTGCTGTAGTTAAATCAATTTCTGATGATATTATTATGGCTCCAATTATAGCCCATTTAAAACTTGATGATATTAAACAATTGAAATGAGGCGATGTTAGAATTGGAAACTTTCTAGCTGCAGTTATTTCTTTAGTAATTGTTAATCTTGTAATATTCTTAGTTTTAGTTACATATTTTGTAATTTCAAACAAAAGAAAAGAAATTAAAGAAAGAAAAAACCCAACAGTTCCATCACCAGTTGTTCCTACAACTGATCAATTAATTCTTGAAGAACTTCAAAAATTAAATAATAATTTTAATCAAAATAAAGAATAG
- the aspS gene encoding aspartate--tRNA ligase, protein MNKTINNNQLRKSDIGSKVTLYGFVANKRRFGELNFVDLRDRYGITQLVFNQPIHFSKESVLEVSGTVVERKDVNLNLPTGEIEVVVDDYKVLSSANEIPFQIRDDIEIKEELRLKYRFLDLRRNVMKNNIILKNNFMFAVREFLQQNDFLELETPFLTKATPEGARDFLVPTRKQGRFYALPQSPQLFKQLLMISGFERYFQFARCFRDEDSRKDRQPEFTQLDIEVSYMDVEIFQSKIEQLFQYVLKKVKNIDIQIPFQRLNFDDCIRDYGSDKPDLRHDNKIVDINDFCNDTDFNIIKSAPSKRMLKIQEIITKKDFKKLEEIAKKNKVNALFFMTVENGEIKQTNFANKVLEASKQLIKSQEQKDGTYLICANTFENASQALGALRVELNSWYNWAKDEYNFAWIVNWPMFEYDAETNKWAAAHHPFTQFDHSLEELNSLEKDQIRARSYDLVLNGFELGSGSARIYDKQLQEKMFELIQMSKEEQQSKFGFFLQALEYGVPPHCGIGLGLDRIIMILANQNTIRDVIPFPKNSKNEDVFTSAPSVVSQDQLDELALLIQNNKEEN, encoded by the coding sequence ATGAATAAAACAATAAATAATAATCAATTAAGAAAAAGCGACATTGGTTCTAAAGTAACACTTTATGGATTTGTAGCAAATAAACGTAGATTTGGTGAATTAAACTTTGTTGATTTAAGAGATAGATACGGAATTACTCAATTAGTTTTTAATCAACCAATTCATTTTAGTAAAGAAAGTGTGCTTGAAGTTTCTGGAACTGTAGTTGAAAGAAAAGATGTTAATTTAAATCTCCCTACAGGGGAAATTGAAGTTGTAGTTGATGATTACAAAGTTTTATCAAGTGCTAATGAAATACCTTTTCAAATAAGAGATGATATTGAAATTAAAGAAGAATTAAGATTAAAATACAGATTCTTAGACTTACGTAGAAACGTAATGAAAAATAATATTATTCTAAAAAATAATTTTATGTTTGCTGTAAGAGAATTCTTGCAACAAAATGACTTTTTAGAATTAGAAACTCCTTTTTTAACTAAAGCAACTCCAGAAGGAGCTAGAGACTTTTTAGTTCCTACAAGAAAACAAGGTAGATTTTATGCTTTACCTCAAAGCCCTCAATTATTTAAGCAATTATTAATGATTTCAGGATTTGAACGTTATTTCCAATTTGCTAGATGTTTTAGAGATGAAGATTCAAGAAAAGATCGTCAACCAGAATTTACTCAATTAGATATTGAAGTAAGTTATATGGATGTTGAAATTTTTCAATCTAAAATTGAACAATTATTTCAATATGTACTTAAAAAAGTAAAAAACATCGATATTCAAATACCTTTTCAAAGATTGAATTTTGATGATTGTATTAGAGACTATGGTTCAGATAAACCTGATTTAAGACACGATAACAAAATAGTAGATATTAATGATTTTTGTAATGATACTGATTTTAATATTATTAAATCAGCTCCAAGTAAAAGAATGCTTAAAATTCAAGAAATCATTACTAAAAAAGACTTTAAAAAGCTTGAAGAAATAGCTAAAAAGAATAAGGTAAATGCTTTATTCTTTATGACTGTGGAAAATGGTGAAATTAAGCAAACTAACTTTGCTAATAAAGTACTTGAAGCATCTAAACAACTTATTAAATCTCAAGAACAAAAAGATGGTACATACTTAATTTGTGCTAATACATTCGAAAATGCATCTCAAGCTTTAGGTGCTTTAAGAGTTGAATTAAACTCTTGATACAATTGAGCAAAAGATGAATATAACTTTGCTTGAATAGTTAATTGACCAATGTTTGAATATGATGCAGAAACTAATAAATGAGCAGCTGCTCATCACCCATTTACCCAATTTGATCATTCGTTAGAAGAATTAAACTCTTTAGAAAAAGATCAAATTCGAGCAAGAAGTTATGATTTAGTTTTAAACGGTTTTGAATTAGGTAGTGGTTCAGCTAGAATTTATGATAAACAACTACAAGAAAAAATGTTTGAATTAATTCAAATGTCTAAAGAAGAACAACAAAGTAAATTTGGTTTCTTTTTACAAGCTTTAGAATATGGAGTACCTCCTCACTGTGGAATTGGGTTAGGATTAGATAGAATCATTATGATTTTAGCTAACCAAAACACCATCAGAGATGTAATACCTTTTCCTAAAAACTCAAAAAATGAAGATGTATTTACTAGTGCTCCTTCAGTGGTTTCACAAGATCAATTAGATGAATTAGCATTATTGATTCAAAATAATAAAGAGGAAAATTAA
- the hisS gene encoding histidine--tRNA ligase: protein MINKVKGTKDYNAIDFQVKEFIRDIFMSLIQNYNYQMIETPILEHTSLFKRSVADSEIANKEMYEFVDKGNREICLRPEGTASFVRALIENKWYVNNEKFAYFGPMFRYEQPQKGRYRQFYQAGVELIGEKNYYKDVEVIQLANFILNSLEIPFTLKINTIGDFETRQKYEAKLIEYLTPYYDQLSKQSQMRLDQKKALRILDDKVDSTLDFVKNAPKITEFLSKESKEYFDNVLKYLDANEISYEVSSDLVRGLDYYDEVVFEFVSLDENTGSQSTLIGGGRYSNLINQLGGPKLSSVGFGFGVDRLIAIIGPKIIESNDFKQKLKGANIFVAASVSQENLNSLLTITNTFLRTLFNQVHTEYSLIKSKKIFDKAKSYNASILICDDPKLPESVFIVKDLNTNEKIMFSDDPKGITDLTLFINDHIDPSDALDEEFLDELIEGVMLDYDE, encoded by the coding sequence ATGATTAATAAAGTTAAAGGTACTAAAGACTATAATGCTATTGATTTTCAAGTAAAAGAATTTATTCGTGACATATTTATGTCTTTAATACAAAATTACAATTATCAAATGATTGAAACCCCAATTTTAGAACACACATCATTATTTAAACGTTCAGTTGCTGATTCTGAAATAGCAAATAAAGAAATGTATGAATTTGTTGATAAAGGGAATAGAGAAATTTGCTTAAGACCTGAAGGGACAGCTAGTTTTGTAAGAGCTTTAATTGAAAACAAATGATATGTAAATAATGAAAAATTTGCTTATTTTGGGCCTATGTTTAGATATGAACAACCTCAAAAAGGACGTTATAGACAATTTTATCAAGCAGGTGTTGAATTAATTGGAGAAAAAAACTACTATAAAGATGTTGAAGTAATTCAATTAGCTAACTTTATTTTAAATAGCTTAGAAATTCCATTTACTTTAAAAATTAATACTATTGGAGATTTTGAAACTAGACAAAAATATGAAGCTAAATTAATTGAATACCTTACTCCTTACTATGATCAACTTTCAAAACAATCTCAAATGAGATTAGATCAAAAGAAAGCTCTAAGAATCTTAGATGATAAAGTAGATTCTACATTAGATTTTGTTAAAAACGCACCTAAAATTACTGAGTTTTTAAGTAAAGAATCAAAAGAATATTTTGATAATGTACTTAAATACTTAGATGCTAATGAAATTAGTTATGAAGTGTCTAGTGATTTAGTTAGAGGTTTAGATTACTATGATGAAGTTGTTTTTGAATTTGTATCTTTAGATGAAAATACTGGAAGCCAAAGCACCTTAATTGGTGGAGGTAGATATTCTAATTTAATCAATCAACTAGGAGGACCAAAATTATCTAGTGTTGGTTTTGGTTTTGGAGTAGATAGATTAATTGCTATTATTGGACCTAAAATTATTGAATCAAATGATTTTAAACAAAAACTTAAAGGAGCAAATATTTTTGTTGCTGCAAGCGTTAGTCAAGAAAATTTAAATTCTTTATTAACTATTACAAATACCTTTTTAAGAACTTTATTTAATCAAGTTCATACAGAATACTCATTGATTAAATCTAAAAAGATATTTGATAAAGCTAAATCATACAATGCAAGTATTTTAATTTGTGATGACCCTAAATTACCTGAATCAGTATTTATTGTTAAAGATTTAAATACTAATGAAAAAATTATGTTCTCAGATGATCCAAAAGGTATTACTGATTTAACCTTATTTATTAATGATCATATTGATCCATCTGATGCTTTAGATGAAGAATTTTTAGATGAATTAATAGAAGGAGTTATGTTAGATTATGATGAATAA
- a CDS encoding ATP-binding protein: METLEFSRFLEEKVSEYLQTFGCVVIKGPRFVGKTYLSKKFSKLNIDLSNAKKEFLEAARISPHSILEQSVKPVLIDEWQLAPQLWTAAKNIIDEKNNDRGLFIFTGSVQLKYMDIKEFGIGRFGSLELWPLSLYESRDSNGAISLKDIKDEKFKTTFFKEPMTLEKVIQLTFRGGFPVCVKNEGYSRINKEYIKQTIESLNIIDGYKNTDKHKFEMFLRLMALRVGNIISNENLINQLSKSDSEKITRPTINKYMEILRNQFLIDELSSYDSNVISPYRIIKKKKLYFYDPSLALAAPDFCS, translated from the coding sequence ATGGAAACACTTGAATTTAGTAGATTTTTAGAAGAAAAAGTTAGTGAGTACTTACAAACTTTTGGGTGTGTTGTAATAAAGGGTCCAAGGTTTGTAGGTAAGACTTATTTGAGTAAGAAATTTAGTAAGTTAAATATAGATCTTTCTAACGCAAAAAAAGAGTTCTTAGAAGCAGCTAGAATCAGCCCTCATTCGATATTAGAACAAAGTGTAAAACCAGTACTTATTGATGAATGACAATTAGCACCACAATTATGAACTGCTGCAAAGAATATAATTGACGAAAAAAATAATGATCGAGGATTATTTATTTTTACTGGATCTGTTCAATTGAAATATATGGATATAAAAGAATTTGGTATAGGTCGATTTGGTTCATTAGAATTATGACCTTTAAGTTTATATGAAAGTAGAGATTCTAACGGTGCAATTTCACTAAAAGATATAAAAGATGAAAAATTTAAAACAACATTTTTCAAAGAACCAATGACCTTAGAAAAAGTTATTCAATTAACTTTTAGAGGCGGATTCCCTGTATGTGTAAAAAATGAAGGTTATTCAAGAATTAATAAAGAATATATAAAACAAACAATTGAATCGCTAAATATTATAGATGGATACAAAAACACAGATAAACATAAATTTGAGATGTTTTTACGATTAATGGCTTTAAGGGTCGGGAATATTATTTCTAATGAAAATTTAATTAATCAATTATCAAAAAGTGATAGTGAAAAAATCACCAGACCAACAATTAATAAATATATGGAAATTTTAAGAAACCAATTTTTAATTGATGAATTATCTTCATATGATTCAAATGTTATTTCGCCATATAGAATAATCAAAAAGAAAAAACTTTATTTTTATGATCCGAGTTTAGCACTAGCTGCTCCTGACTTTTGCAGTTAA
- a CDS encoding IS1634 family transposase, with amino-acid sequence MFVKISKVSGVEYVTLVESKWDKVKKKAVHKVVQRLGRKEDLIANDPLAIEKLKEECKKSKAKISEANQLVTDVMDSLLHNVLLTDNETLDTMCYGNLIYRKLFKTLKLDKFFNKVDKSYRTKYSLSELTEFLVTSRILRPESKLQTFNQKEKFITNYDFSLESVYRSLEKIGKEKSKVVSYLNKQLSSLYNRDLTHCYYDVTTIYFESFDADELRNFGFSKDLKVNQTQVVLALAIDNKGIPITYEVFPGNTNEFKTFLPFLESLKNNFGFQNITIIADKGLNSKNNLLEMKKLGYNYIITEKIKSLDKKVSDAFDLDTFESVTDKFFVRKIPVIDYVNSDEKVYALDDELVLTYSSERSKYDLYHIEKLKQKATKLIEQKNHTTYKSSINTGGKKYISSKVENVEFNQKQYDKDLKTIGFYGIRTNIKEIDPMKIYKQLRGLWKIEESFRVLKTNFEARPVYVWKKESILGHFLICYISLVIQRYLELLLKETVNFEKDDQYLTTSKIIKTLNEKATVVIWGEDKEHFLRLKMDEGLTRILKAFNINSLPKYGKVENLSSIILGKR; translated from the coding sequence ATGTTTGTGAAAATTAGTAAAGTAAGTGGTGTTGAATATGTAACACTAGTGGAATCAAAATGAGACAAAGTTAAAAAGAAAGCAGTTCATAAAGTTGTACAAAGATTGGGTAGAAAAGAAGATTTAATAGCAAACGATCCACTTGCTATTGAAAAATTAAAAGAAGAATGTAAAAAGTCAAAAGCAAAAATATCAGAAGCAAATCAATTAGTAACTGATGTTATGGATTCACTTCTTCATAATGTACTTCTTACTGATAACGAAACTTTAGACACTATGTGTTATGGTAATTTGATTTATAGAAAATTATTCAAAACACTAAAGTTAGACAAGTTTTTCAATAAAGTTGATAAAAGTTATAGGACAAAATACTCACTTTCTGAACTTACAGAATTCTTAGTAACTTCAAGAATTTTAAGACCTGAATCAAAACTTCAAACTTTCAATCAAAAAGAAAAATTTATTACAAATTATGACTTTTCTCTTGAGTCAGTTTATAGATCACTTGAAAAAATTGGTAAAGAAAAAAGCAAGGTTGTAAGTTATTTAAACAAACAGTTATCAAGCTTGTACAATAGAGATTTAACACATTGTTATTATGATGTAACAACAATTTATTTTGAAAGTTTTGACGCTGATGAATTAAGAAATTTTGGTTTTTCAAAAGACTTAAAAGTGAATCAAACACAAGTGGTTTTAGCACTTGCTATTGATAACAAAGGTATTCCTATTACATATGAAGTTTTTCCCGGAAATACTAATGAATTCAAAACATTTTTACCATTTTTAGAGAGTTTGAAAAACAATTTTGGTTTCCAAAACATCACAATTATTGCTGATAAAGGCTTAAATTCTAAAAATAACCTATTAGAAATGAAAAAATTAGGTTACAACTACATCATTACTGAAAAAATAAAATCATTAGATAAAAAGGTGTCTGATGCATTTGATTTAGATACTTTTGAAAGTGTTACAGATAAATTTTTCGTGAGAAAAATACCTGTAATTGACTATGTTAATAGTGACGAAAAAGTCTATGCTCTAGATGATGAATTAGTTTTAACTTACTCAAGCGAAAGATCAAAATATGACTTATATCACATTGAAAAATTAAAACAAAAAGCTACTAAACTAATTGAACAAAAGAACCATACAACATACAAATCATCTATTAATACAGGTGGCAAAAAGTATATTTCAAGTAAAGTTGAAAACGTTGAATTCAATCAAAAACAATATGATAAAGATTTAAAGACAATTGGGTTTTATGGGATAAGAACTAATATTAAAGAAATTGATCCAATGAAAATTTATAAACAATTAAGAGGTTTATGAAAGATTGAAGAATCTTTTAGAGTGCTTAAAACCAATTTTGAAGCAAGACCAGTTTATGTGTGAAAAAAGGAATCTATTTTAGGTCATTTCTTAATTTGTTATATATCTTTAGTTATTCAAAGATATCTTGAATTATTATTAAAAGAAACAGTAAATTTTGAAAAAGATGATCAATATTTAACTACATCTAAAATTATAAAAACCTTAAATGAGAAAGCTACAGTAGTCATTTGAGGAGAAGATAAAGAACATTTTTTAAGATTAAAAATGGATGAAGGACTTACAAGAATATTAAAAGCATTTAATATTAATTCACTACCTAAATATGGTAAGGTTGAAAATTTAAGTTCTATTATACTAGGAAAAAGATAA